Proteins encoded together in one Schistocerca americana isolate TAMUIC-IGC-003095 unplaced genomic scaffold, iqSchAmer2.1 HiC_scaffold_428, whole genome shotgun sequence window:
- the LOC124582924 gene encoding nascent polypeptide-associated complex subunit alpha, muscle-specific form-like, with the protein MEGNNIAANVAAVVAASEHALVAASNAPTPATAPPGYRPLTTVELFVVMNRMAKAATASEREAAEKAYIRFLQYDLPAALPGAASEEAKVPPGAPPGVSTQEDTALPEAAPKGAEPPGVASHAPTALLAPPTVQASQEAADLPAASHEDVIPEANLEKLIHDGEAMEVSLPSRKRPADDDESSESTPSSAHRMPQQKKKQTAPEGATEDIEAAEEEEDEFVVPKRKHTARARKLEQVQPLPTANSFESAPIDTEAMEEAPRPPKRVAPPPINVLWKDTFRAFLEKFSEGVSAPPKIKSLGREMLRITPANMDDYRATMRAATYLKRPGAADADVERHAQSSKAPAMPQPQKARPQPTRSDSKHPQTPRTSRLPQTSHQQPSQAPPHPQQAPKTAVRAHCVPPPAPHTKHVSCGYLRESRRLPAAPRPAATSSASTAAPPPRSGKGCEPRRLETVTDHAVAGFQAAFAAERAALKEELAAVHRQLQQLRDELRANKKKPPAPAAAPAVSRPVGVAVATQTPAAVSRPVGVDVATQTAAAPPPAAMQEVAPMDTDDVPPRLPPSAVAAASKGAKAPPVSSQAEKPTKKRRIHLPFPDVTNVQVVLKDITAALKNWSYPYADQPYPFTPPDQPIPSLPHRPLPLRTYRDAFMEVLTKKEIALLNSHPIFTPSQWDALVDVIDVFLKEEFRSGRRKMDSEALEAMEDITRKHRQVQ; encoded by the exons ATGGAAGGCAATAACATcgctgcgaacgtcgcggcggtggTCGCCGCGTCAGAGCACGCTCTGGTGGCGGCCTCCAATGCTCCGACCCCCGCGACCGCTCCTCCAGGGTATCGCCCACTCACAACGGTCGAACTCTTTGTTGTAATGAACCGCATGGCCAAAGCCGCCACCGCCTCTGAACGCGAGGCCGCGGAAAAGGCTTACATAAGGTTCTTACAGTACGACCTCCCCGCCGCACTGCCAGGCGCAGCCAGTGAAGAGGCCAAGGTACCGCCGGGAGCCCCGCCAGGCGTGTCCACGCAAGAGGACACTGCACTGCCGGAGGCGGCCCCGAAGGGAGCAGAGCCACCAGGCGTGGCGTCTCATGCACCCACTGCCCTGCTGGCTCCCCCCACGGTACAGGCCAGTCAAGaggctgctgacctgccagcagcaTCTCACGAGGACGTTATTCCAGAAGCCAACCTGGAAAAATTAATCCACGATGGCGAGGCTATGGAAGTCTCACTCCCATCGCGTAAAAGGCCGGCGGATGACGATGAGTCGTCCGAAAGCACCCCTTCTTCTGCCCACAGAATGccgcagcagaagaagaagcaaaccGCGCCTGAAGGCGCCACAGAAGACATTGAAGCCGCAGAGGAGGAAGAAGATGAGTTTGTCGTCCCCAAGCGGAAGCACACGGCTCGGGCAAGGAAGCTCGAGCAGGTGCAGCCGCTCCCGACGGCAAACTCGTTCGAGTCCGCCCCAATCGACACCGAGGCTATGGAGGAAGCGCCAAGGCCGCCCAAAAGGGTGGCCCCACCACCAATCAATGTCCTTTGGAAGGACACCTTTCGAGCCTTCCTAGAAAAATTCTCTGAGGGTGTGTCCGCACCACCCAAAATAAAGTCCCTTGGGCGCGAGATGTTGCGCATCACACCTGCAAACATGGACGACTACCGCGCAACCATGA GGGCTGCAACCTATTTAAAAAGACCAGGCGCCGCGGACGCGGACGTGGAACGTCACGCCCAGTCCAGCAAGGCACCAGCTATGCCGCAGCCGCAAAAGGCGCGGCCCCAGCCCACCAGGAGCGACAGCAAGCACCCCCAGACGCCACGAACAAGCCGGCTGCCACAAACCagtcaccagcagcccagccaggccccaCCCCACCCGCAACAAGCACCAAAGACTGCAGTCAGGGCCCACTGCGTCCCACCCCCAGCTCCCCACACCAAACATGTCAG ctgcggcTACCTCCGCGAGTCACGCCGTCTACCCGCCGCACCACGCCCTGCGGCGACATCAAGCGCCTcgacggccgccccgcccccccgctCCGGCAAGGGGTGCGAGCCGCGCCGTCTTGAAACCGTCACCGACCACGCCGTGGCCGGCTTCCAAGCCGCctttgcggccgaaagggccgcactgAAGGAGGAGCTCGCAGCAGTCCATCGCCAGCTCCAACAGCTGCGCGATGAGCTGCGGGCTAACAAGAAGAAGCCGCCAGCTCCCGCCGCCGCCCCTGCCGTGAGTCGTCCGGTGGGGGTAGCCGTAGCCACGCAAACACCCGCCGCTGTGAGTCGTCCGGTGGGGGTCGACGTGGCCACGCAAACGGCAGCCGCTCCCCCTCCCGCAGCAATGCAGGAGGTGGCGCCCATGGACACGGATGATGTGCCGCCTCGGCTGCCACCCTCCGCGGTGGCAGCCGCCAGCAAGGGCGCTAAGGCGCCCCCTGTCTCCTCGCAAGCCGAGAAGCCAACGAAGAAGAGGAGGATTCACCTACCTTTTCCTGACGTGACCAACGTGCAGGTTGTCCTGAAGGACATTACCGCGGCACTGAAGAATTGGTCCTACCCctatgccgaccaaccatatcccttCACTCCGCCAGACCAGCCCATACCTTCCCTTCCTCATCGGCCGCTCCCCCTGCGCACCTACCGTGACGCATTTATGGAAGTGCTCACAAAGAAGGAAATAGCCCTGCTCAATTCGCACCCCATCTTCACCCCCTCTCAATGGGATGCCTTAGTCGACGTTATCGATGTATTCCTGAAGGAAGAGTTCCGGTCTGGTCGGCGGAAGATGGACAGCGAAGCTTTGGAAGCCATGGAAGACATTACCCGTAAACATCGCCAGGTTCAGTAA